One Nyctibius grandis isolate bNycGra1 chromosome 26, bNycGra1.pri, whole genome shotgun sequence DNA window includes the following coding sequences:
- the MRPL45 gene encoding large ribosomal subunit protein mL45, which yields MAAAMKAGLGRRGLWVCWQTAESILRPAGAARACLVVPVRTKKKRFSVPEWARELSPEEKERRLKSSGIIFPDERIERTFYLACTADIIDPYVPPEGDARLTSLSKDGLKQKMEKLKQTAASQLALRKVKDHDPDFSTKTFPEKAQEIFIEAHNCLANFNKQKLHSLVTERCYPEMVRGNRYKTIRWRFVESLEPPRVVHVRCDSIVNRGNLYGQVTVRMHTRQILAIYDRFGRLMYGGEQVPKDVLEYVVFERYLVNPYGTWRMHGKIVPEWAPPKEPIVKTVMIPGPTLDPSQEYEETTK from the exons ATGGCGGCCGCCATGAAGGCGGGCTTGGGCCGGAGGGGCCTGTGGGTGTGCTGGCAG ACTGCGGAGTCCATCCTGCGTCCTGCAGGAGCGGCTCGGGCCTGTCTTGTTGTCCCAGTGAGAACGAAGAAGAAGAGGTTTTCTGTCCCCGAGTGGGCCAGAGAACTGTCCcctgaagagaaagagaggagactCAAGTCTTCAGGGATAATATTTCCTGACGAACGTATAGAACGGACCTTCTACTTGGCCTGCACAG ctgataTTATAGACCCTTATGTCCCTCCTGAGGGCGATGCCCGCTTGACTTCCCTATCCAAAGATGGGCTGAAGCAAAAGATGGAGAAGCTGAAGCAGACGGCCGCCTCCCAGCTGGC tCTGCGGAAAGTAAAAGATCATGATCCGGATTTCAGCACTAAAACCTTCCCAGAGAAGGCACAGGAGATATTTATTGAAGCTCACAATTGCCTGGCAAA TTTCAACAAGCAGAAACTTCACTCCCTGGTGACAGAGCGCTGCTACCCG gaAATGGTCCGTGGGAACAGGTACAAGACCATCCGGTGGCGTTTTGTGGAGTCGCTGGAGCCTCCCCGAGTGGTTCACGTTCGGTGTGACAGCATTGTGAACCGGGGCAACCTGTACGGCCAGGTGACGGTGCGGATGCACACGCGGCAG ATTCTGGCCATCTATGACCGCTTTGGGCGGCTGATGTACGGTGGGGAGCAGGTGCCCAAGGACGTTTTGGAGTATGTGGTGTTTGAGAGGTACTTGGTCAACCCGTATGGCACGTGGAGGATGCACGGCAAGATCGTTCCAGAGTGGGCTCCACCGAAGGAGCCCATTGTTAAG ACGGTGATGATTCCTGGCCCAACCTTGGATCCCTCACAAGAGTATGAAGAAACAACAAAGTAG